One region of Gossypium raimondii isolate GPD5lz chromosome 6, ASM2569854v1, whole genome shotgun sequence genomic DNA includes:
- the LOC105774371 gene encoding uncharacterized protein LOC105774371, with protein sequence MTGEPVNPKAYPLADAQLTTTILDLVQQAANYKQLKKGANEATKTLNRGISEFIVMAADTEPLEILLHLPLLAEDKNVPYVFVPSKQALGRACGVTRPVIACSVTSNEGSQLKSQIQQLKDAIEKLLI encoded by the exons atg ACTGGAGAACCAGTGAACCCCAAAGCATACCCACTAGCGGATGCTCAGTTAACAACCACGATTTTAGATCTTGTTCAACAAGCTGCCAACTACAAGCAGCTCAAAAAGGGAGCTAATGAAG CTACTAAGACCCTGAATAGAGGTATCTCGGAGTTCATTGTGATGGCTGCTGATACCGAGCCCCTTGAGATTCTGCTCCATCTTCCTTTGCTTGCTGAAGATAAG AATGTTCCCTACGTATTTGTTCCTTCAAAGCAAGCACTTGGACGTGCATGTGGGGTTACAAGACCTGTAATTGCATGTTCTGTCACATCAAACGAAGGAAGCCAATTGAAATCCCAAATACAACAACTCAAG GATGCTATTGAGAAGCTCTTGATCTAG